From Thermoleophilum album:
CGAGGGATCCAACGGATGGTCGAGGAGGAGCGCTACTGCATCGACGTGCTGACGCAGATCTCGGCCGTCCAAGCGGCGCTCCACCGTGTCGCGCTCTCGCTCCTCGACGACCATGCTCGGCACTGCGTTGTCGGCGGCAAGGGCCCGGGTACAGCGGAGGAGCGCACCAGCGAGATGATGGCGGCGGTGGCGCGACTTTTGAAGCGCGGATAGACGCGGGCCAGAGGAGACGCCAGAGCGGCTGCTAGACGGAGGCTAGGGGCGCGAGCGCAAACCGAGGTCGCGCGGGAAAGGTTCGAGGTACACCTGCTCGCGCGCCCACTCGCTGCCGTGGCGGCGCAGGTGGTGGCGGAGCAGGGCGAGCGGCACCTCGAGCGGCACGATGCCGGCACGGTAGTCCGCGATCGCGTCCAGTAGTTCCACCCGGTCGGAGCGATCGACCGCGTCCGAGAGGTGGCCGAGCAGATGGAGCATCGCGTCGACGTTGCGGCCGCGGGTGGCGGGACGACGGAGCGCCTCGGCGTGCAGACGCCGATAGCGGAGCTCGACATCCTGCCTCGGCAGCTCCGCCGCCCGCGCCACCAACCGGCCCAACTCCCTTGCTCTAGCGGGATCGTGCGCGTGGAGGAAGACCTTTTCGCGCGCGTGCAACGCGACAAGATCGGCGAGCGTCCAGGCGCCGGCGAAAAACTCGCGCAGCCGCGCGTGTGCGAATACTTGTGCGACGAACGTTTCGCGCAGAAGCGGATCGTTGAGCCGACCCTCCTCCTCGAGCGGAAGCGAGGGTAGGCGTTCGCGCAGAACCTGCGCGAACACGCCGCTACCGTCTCGCCCCGCGAGCTCGCCGTCCGGCTTGTACACGCGCACGCGGTAGAGACCGCACGTAGGCGAGTTCTTTTTGAGCACGAAACCGTCGACGGCGAGCTCGTCGAGGCGTCGGCATATCGTTTCGGCTAGCTGGCGCATCGCAGCGGTCAGGTCGCGGCCGCTGCGCGGCGCGACCAGACGTGTGCCGGAGGCCCCGTCACGGACCAGGCGGATCGTCTCGCGCGGCACACCCAGCCCGAGCTCCACTTCCGGGCAGACAGGCACGTACTCGACGAAGCGCGCAAGCGTCTCGCAGACGAAACGGTCGCGCAAGGGCACTCCGTCGTAACGCACACGCTCGCCGACGAGACACGCCGAAATGCCGACGCGCGGACGGTTCCGCTCGCCGCTTGCGGCTCCGTGGTCGCTGCGCACCGCGCGCTCGATCATTCCGCACGTAGTACGGAGCAGGCGTCCGTGCGGTGCACAGTTCGACTTCGAACCACGTAAATCGTGTGAGAGGTGAAACGCTCGGACGACTCTCCGCCCGCCGGCCGGCTGCGACGCGGAGCCGCTCTCGGAGGCACGCTCGCGCGCCAAGGCGTGCGGCTCGCCAGTGCCCGTTTCGCGGCGATCGGCCGCGCCGCGCGCGGCGACGACACACGCGCCGCGGCCACTGTCGAGGCAGCGCGCGAGCTGGCTCGGCAGCTGTCGCGGATGCGCGGGGCCGCGATGAAGATCGGCCAGGCCCTATCGACGCTCGAGCCGCTCGGCCTTCCGCCCGAAGCGCGCGAGGAGGTTCGCCGGGCGTTCGCCCAGCTGCGTGACTCGGCCCGGTCGGTCCCGTTCGCGTCCGTCGAGCGAGTAGTCGCGGACGAGCTCGGCGGGCCGCTGTCGCGGCACTTTCGCGATTTCGATCGCGAGCCGCTCGCCGCGGCGTCGATCGGCCAAGTGCACCGCGCGGTAACGCGCGGCGGCGACGTGGTGGCCGTCAAAGTTCAGTACCCCGGCGTTGCGGAGGCCGTCGAAGCCGATCTGCGCAACCTCGGTCTGTTGGCGCCGTTGGTACGACGCATAGCGCCCGGGCTCGACGTGCGCGCAGTGCTGCGTGAGATTCGCGAGCGGATCGGCGACGAGCTGGACTACGAGCTCGAGGCGCAGAACCAGCGCCGCGTGTGGCGCGCGTGGCGCGGCCACCCCTTCGCTGCTGTTCCGGCCGTTTTCTCCGAGCTGTCGAGCCGCCGCGTGCTGGTCACCGAGCTGGTGCGCGGCAGCACGTTCGAAGACGTCCGCGAGCTTCGCGCCGCGGAGCGCGACCGCTTCGGCGCGATCGTCGCGCGCTTCTTCTTCGCCAATCTCGCCCGGCTCGGCCTCGCGCTGGGCGATCCCCATCCCGGCAACTACCTGCTTATGCCCGACGGACGCGTCGCTTTCCTCGACTTCGGTCTCGTCCGCGCGATTCCGCGTGCGCACCTCGAGCGTGAGAAGGCGCTGGCGCGCGCCGCGATCGCCGGCGACGCTCGCGCCGTGCACCGGGCGATGGCCGATCTTGGTTACCTCCCCGACCCCGCGCAGTTCGATCCCGATCTACTGCTGGCGCAGATCCGTGCCGCGGCGGGCTGGATGTTCACGCGCGGGCGGCAGCGCATCGACCCCGAATTCGTGTTGCGCGTGCTCGAAGAAGGCGGCTCGCCGCGGTCACCATTCTTCGCGCAGATGCGACGCCAAACGGTGCCGGCGCCGTCGCTTTTGATGCGACGCATGGAGGGGCTCTTGCTGAGCGTGCTTGGCGATCTCCGTGCGACCGCCGACTGGGGAGGGATCGTCGCCGAGTACGTGCTCGACGCCGAACCCGTCGACGAGCTGGGGCGCGCCGATGCACGCTTCTGGCAGCGTGAACGGTCGGGCCCGCGGTCGAGCTCGAGCGCGCCGCGGCGGCAACGGCGCCCCCGGTCTTGACGGCGGTCTGCTGGAAGATCGGTGTGCGCAGCTGAACCGCGAGCCTCGCGCGGCCGTAGTCAGGGCGTGGGGTCCAGCGCGGTCGGCAGGCGGAGCGCGTCCGGGGAGCGGCCGTCGCCGCGCGCCCGAGCACCGCGCCGCGCGCGTGTAGTGGTGGTCGGTGCGGGGCTCGGCGGTCTTGCGGTCGCGCTCCGCTTGCAAAGTGCAGGCTGCGAGGTGACCGTCGTCGAACGCCTCGACCGGCCTGGTGGGCGCGCCGGGGTGGCACGCGCTGGGGCTTATCGCTGGGACACCGGACCGACGCTTGTGACGATGCCCGAGCTGGTGCGCGAGACGCTCGCTGCCGGGGGTGTCGATCCCGACGCGCTCGGGATGCTCCCAGTCGACCCGATCTACACGATCGAGTGGGCCGACGGCGCCCGCCTGTCGTTCCCTCGGGGCCGCGAGAACCTACTCGCCGAGGTCGAGCGCAGCTGGCCGGCGGAGGTCGCCGGGGTCGCGCGCTTGCTCGACAAGCTCGAGCCGCTCTACCGCCTCTTGCTAGAAGTCGCCGACCGTCCGTTCGCAAGCGTCTTCGACCAGCTCGCGCTGGTGCCGCGCCTCGCGCGGCATGCCGGCCTCGTCCCGCTCTGGTCGCTGGTCGCGAAGCACGTGAGGGATCGGCACTTGCGCGACGCTCTCGCCTTCCATCCGCTGTTCATCGGCGGCGACCCGTTTCGCGTGCCGGCGGTGTACGGCGGGCTCGTGCCGCTGCAGCTCGAGAGCGGCGGCTGGTACCCCGACGGTGGCGTGTGGAGCCTCGTCGGCACGCTCGCCGCACCGCTCGAGATCGAGTTCGGCGCGCGCTGCGCGCGGATCGTGCGCGCGTCGAGCGGGGCGGTGCGCGCGGTCGAGCTCGACGGCGGCGGCCGCATAGCTTGTGACGCGGTCGTCTGGAACGGCGATCCCTACGCGGTCGAGCGCGCTCTAGGTCGGCGTCGCGAGCGGCGCGGACGCAGTCGTCTGGCGCGTCCGTCGATGTCGTGCCTGCTGTTCTACTTCGGTTTCGCGCGGCGTCTACCGAGGCTTGCTCACCACCACCTCTGGGTCGGCGGCGAGTTGCGACCGTTCGTCAGTTGGGCCACGGCCAGGCAGAGCGCCAGGCGCCCCCGTAGCGATCGCGGGCGTCGCCGCCCGTCGCCCGCGATCGCGATGTACGTGCACGCGCCAGCGCGCAGCGACCCCTCGGTAGCGCCGCCCGGCGGCGACGCGCTGGCTGTCCTGGTGCCGGTACCGAACCTCGGAGCGGCCGCCAGGTTCGGTTACAGCATCGGCGAGCTGCGCGAGCAGGTGCTCGCGGCGCTCGAGCGGATCAGCGGGCTGTCGGACCTGCGGGAGTGGCTCGAGGTCGAGGAGGTTTTCACGCCGTTCGACTTCCGCGACCGCTACGACGCGTACGCCGGGAACGCCTTCGCACTCGAGCCGACGCTTTTCGGTTCCGGATGGTTTCGTCGCCATAACCGAGACCGGCGGGTGCCCGGTCTGTACCACGTCGGTGCGGGGGCGCATCCCGGCGCGGGGATTCCAGGTGTCCTCCTCGGTGCGCGGCTGACCGCTCGCTTGCTGACAGCGGACCTAAGGCAACGCGGTCTTCTGGGCCCGACGGGCGCTGGGAAGAACGCTGCCGAGGGAGCGAGACGGTGACCCGTTCGCACCCCCTGACCGTGAGCGAAGATGTCGCACGGCCGCCGGTCACGCGGCGCGATCGCACCTCGCGGACGATCGCACGCCCGCCGCAAGCGGCCCCCGCGCACCAGCCGCAGGCAGCGCCCGTGCCTCGGCCGACACGCCCGCCGGGTGACGGCATCACGAAGGCGGCGCTTGTGCGCGTGGCGCGCGCCACGATCGCGCGAGCGTCGCGCACGTTCGCTCTCGGCGCGAGGTTGCTGCCGCAGCCGGAGCGTGACCTGGTGCGCCTCCTCTACTTCGCATTGCGCACCCTCGACGATCTCGTCGACGAGCGCGACCCGACAGCCGCCGAGCGCCTCGCGCAGGCCAGAGCGTGGCTAGCAGGTGCCGCTCCCTCCACACCCGAGACGCATGCTCTCGCGGTCGTGGCGGCGGAGCGACCGCTGCCGAGAGCGGCGCTCGCGATGTTCCTCGACGGCCTGGAGTACGACCTCGCTGGTGCCGCTCCGAGCAACGACGCCGACCTCGACCTCTACTGCCTGAGGGTTGCCGGCTCGGTGGGGATCCTCGTGGCGGCGATCCTCGGCGCACCGGCGCACGCGCGCGCCCGGGCCGCCGCGCTCGGATCGGCTCTGCAGCTCGTGAACATCGCCCGCGATCTCGACGAGGACCTGGCCGCCGGACGCGACTACCTCGGTTGCGGTCGCCGCGCGCCGGCCGGTCGGAAGGCAAGCTCGCCACGCAGAAGCGTGCTGGCGCCGCCCCTCGAGCGCGCGCGAGCGCTCTTCGCTATCGGCTACGACGGCATCCCTGCATTGCGCCGCGGGCGTTTCGGTGTCGCTGTCGCGGCTCTCGCGTACCTGGCGATCGCCGACGCGATCGAGCGACGCGACTACGCGCCAGGACGGGCTCGCACTTCGCTGCTCACGAAGGGAACATGCATCGCCCGCGCGGCGTTCGACCTCGCTTTGGGCCGCCTCTCGCCGCTGCGTCGCAGGTCGCGCCGCGCCGCGTGGCCGTACTAACGCCGCGGTAGCTGCACGACCGCGACGTGTCCGCCGTGGTCGGACGGCCACAGGCCGCTGCGCGAACGGTTGCGCGGATCGGTGCCGACCACAACTTGGGCGAGCACGCGCATCCGCGGCTTGACGAGGATGTGGTCGATGTGATGGTCGAAAGCGGCGGGCGTCGGGTCGCTCAAATCCTCGCGCGCCAGGCAGCACGAGTTAGCGGGCTTCGACCGGTGGCGCAACACCCAGGTGTCGCGCAGCCCGAAGCTCTGGAGAACGCGGTACGCGCCCGGATTTTCGCCACGGGGATCGGAGTTGAGGTCGCCGACCACGATCAGCGGCAGCGGTGTTCGCAGCGGCCCGCCCCGGGCAACTAGCTCCTGGGCCTGCGCGACGCGCGTCTGGTCGAGGAAAGCCTCGAGGTGCGTGTTCACGACGCGCACCCGCTGGCGGCCGAGCGCGAGGTCGACGCCGGCGTATCCGCGGAGCGCCGTGAAAGTTCCGACCACGGTCGGCACCACGAGCCGCGCCTTGTAGTTGCGACCGAACTTGCGCACCACGCGCAGCCCGGTGCGGCGGCGCACGAGCACCACGTCGCGCATCGTCAGGCGCACGTCGTAACCGAGCGAGGTGGGAGCTTCGATGTCGGCTTCGCGCTGGACAGCGGCTACCCGGTAGCGCAGCTTGGCACGCGCTAGCTCGCGCAACAACAGCGCCAAATAGTCGTAGACGACGGTTCGCGCCGGTGTCGCCGAGCCGTCCTTGACCCCTGTGGGGCCACGTCGCCAGAGGGCCACCTCTTGGAGCCCGATCACGTCGGGACGGTGGCGGCGCACCTCACGCGCTAACAGCCGTGCCCGCGTCGGGAAATCGGTGCGGCGAACGACGTTCCAAAGCTCGGTCGCCTTCGCCTCGAACTCCTCGCGTGTGCGCGCTGGGATCGGTTTCGCGATATCGCCGCCGAGGTAGATGTTGCGGGTCATCACCGAGAGCGTCGCGGCGCGCTGCGAGGTGCGAGCGGCGTCAGCTGCGCCGCTCGCCACTCCGGCAGCGGCAGCGAGCGCCACGGCAATGGCGACGGTCGTCTTGCGAAGTCCGCCGCCGCGAACGCGACGGCGACCGGTGTGTACCCGCAACGATCCCTCCCTGGCGATCCGCACGACTCCGTCCCGAAAACGGCGGCTGTCGTTTCCAGCCTAACCGCTCGCGTCGCGCGCGAGAGAGATTTAGGTGGTTAGCTGGCCAGCGCGCGCTCGACGATCGCCGCGCTGTCGATGTTGGCTGGCAACGTGCCGAAGACGCGTCCCCGCTCGGTGCCGAGCCGCCCGGCACAGAACGCGTCCGCGACCGGCGCGGGCGCGTGGCGAACGAGCAGCGCGGCTTGGAACGCCAAAGCGAGATCCTCGACCGTGCGACGCGCAGCCCACTGCGGGTCGATCTTGCCGGCCGCGAGCTCGGCGAGCTGCGCGCGCACGCGCGTGAGGTGATCGTCGAGGTGGCGGTCGGCGCCACGGGCGATCTCGCACTCGGCGAGGAACGCTTCGACACCGTCGGGTTCCTTCGCCATGGCGCGCAGCACGTCGAGGGCGGCGACGTTGCCCGATCCCTCCCAGATCGAGTTGATCGGCGCGTCGCGGTAGAGGCGCGGCATCGCCGACTCCTCGACGTAGCCGTTGCCGCCCAGGCACTCGAGCGCTTCTGCGGCGTGGATCGGCGCGCGCTTGCAGATCCAGTACTTCATCACGGCAGTCGCGAAGCGCCGCAGGGGCGCGTCGTCCTCGTCGTAGGCGCGGGCGACGCGCAGCGTCGCGACCGTCGCTGCCTCGGACTCGATCGCGAGATCGGCGAGGACGTTCTGCATCGCCGGCCACTCGACCAACCGCCGCCCGAACGTCGCGCGGTGACGGGCGTGGTGAACCGCTTCGACCAGCCCGAAACGCATCGCACCCGCCGATCCGATCATGCAGTCGAGGCGCGTGTGGTTGACCATGCGGATGATCGTTTTCACGCCCTCGCCCTCGGGACCGAGCAGGCGCGCCCGCACGCCCCAGTACTCGACCTCGGCTGACGGCAGCGAGCGGGTGCCGAGCTTGTCCTTGAGCCGAACGAGGCGGAAGCCCGGGTCGCTCGACTCGAAGACGAAGCACGAAAGCCCGCGATCGGTGTGCGCGAGGGTGAGGAAGATGTCGCACGGCGGATAGGAGCAAAACCACTTGTGGCCCCACAGCTCCCACCAGCCGTCGCCGATCGGCTCGGCGCGCGTGGTGTTGGCGCGCACGTCGGAGCCGCCCTGCTTTTCGGTCATAGCCATACCGCAGAGCGCACCGCGTTCGTAGTCGCAGGCGGTGAGGAGCGGTTCCCACTGTGCGGCCAGATCGCGATCGACACGCAGTGCCGGCACCGCCGCGTAGGTCATCGACACCGGGCACATCACCCCTGAGCTCACCTGGGTCCAGAGGAAAAACAGGGCCGCTCGCGCCACGTGCGCGCCCGGGCGCGGCTCGCGCCAGGGCATTCCCGCCATCCCGCGATCGATCGCCTCGCGCAGGAGCCAGTGCCAGGAGGGGTCGCATTCGACGCGGTCGACGCGGTGGCCGTAGCGGTCGTGGGTGACGAGCCGCGGCTCGTTGCGCTCGGCGCGTTCGGCGTGCTCCCACGCTTCGCGAGAGCCGGCGAGCGCGCCGCACTCGACGAGCGCCGCCTGCGCCCAGCTCGCGCCCTCCCGTTCGACCGCTGCGCGTAGCGCCTCGTCGGCGGTGTAGACGTTGTACGGCCGCAGCGGCGGCGGTTGGTTGCGAACCTCGTGCGTGTCCCGCTTGGGCGGTTGCATGCGGCCTTTCGATGGTGGTTCGCTAGCGGCTTGCGGCGCGCTAGCGACCGCGGTCGTCGTGTTGTTGGTCGTGTCCATCCCCTGTGCCCGTCCTGGCTGGTGTCAGTACCCGTCCTCGATGGTCTAAGTCTCTGCTCTTCGCGGCGCTCCGCGGTGGTCGTCGTCGGTGGCGGTCGCGCAGCGGCAGCGAGCGCACCCAGATCCCGACCAGCGCCGCGACGAGCGCCTCGCGCCCCGAAGCGCGCACCGTCTCGGCGGCAAGCGGCCCGACGAGCGCCTCGGCGATCGCGCCGACGAGCGCTGCCGCCATCACCTCGCAATCGTGCGGAGCGAGCTCGCCGCGCGCGACCCCTTCGCGCAGCACGCTGGCGATCACGTCGCGGTAGCCGCGGCGAAGCTCGAGCCGTGCTGCGTCCACCTCTGGCCCGGCAGGCTCGGCGATCAGCGCGTAGGCGAGACGCGGTGCCGCAAGCGCGCGCCGGGCGAAGGCCTCGCCGCACGCCGCGAGTCGCTCCGCGACCGGGGAGCTCGCGTGTGCGCGCGCGGTCTCGGCCATCACAGCGAGCTCGCGTTCCGAGGCTGTTCGAAAGACCTCTTCGAGCAGGTGCCCCTTGGACTGGAAGTGGCGGTAGACGCAGCCGACCGACACGCCCGCGCGCAGCGCGACGGCACGCACGCTCGCCGCGGCGAAGCCGCCTTCCCGCACCGCCGCGAGCGCCGCCGCGACGATGCGCGCACGTGTGCGCGCCGAGCGTGCCACGTCTTCTGCGGTACGCCTGTAGGCCACCGTCAATAAGTAGTGAACCATGGTTCACAGCTTGTTGCAAGGGGCGCGCGGCGGCGGTAGCTTCGGGCCGTGCGCGGCGCTCGCTCTTCGACCGCAGCGTCGGTTGGACCGTTCAGCGTTGCGGCTCTGCTCGTCGTCACCGTTTGCGCGGCACTGGCGCTTGCCGCCGCGGGGCGCGAGACGTCGCGAGCTACGGCCGCCGCGAGCGTCCGCTTCACCTCGGGTGTTGCGGCTGGCGAGCCACGGAGTGACCAAGTGACGCTCTGGACGCGCCTCGACCGAGCCGCACGGGTCGAGCTCGTCGTCGCGCGCGACCGCCGCCTGCGGCGTGCCCGGCGCACGCGCGTCGTGCGCACTAGCGCTGCCCACGACTTCACGGTCCGCGTGACGGTGCGCGGCCTCGCGCCGGGAACGCGCTACTGGTACCGCTTCCGCAGCGGGCGGGCGCGCAGCCCGCTCGGCACCTTCCGCACAGCGCCCGCCAGTCGCAAAAGCGTCACCGTGCGTTTCGCCTGGACGGGCGATTTCGACGCCACCCCCGCACCCGGGGCGCAGCGCCCCTACTGGAACGACTTCCGCATCTTCGCGGCGATGGCGCGCGAGCGCAACGACTTCAACATCCTGCTCGGCGACACGATCTACTCGGACAGCGAGGTACCCGGCGCCTTACGCCCGATCGCCCTTACGGTCGCAGCCAAGTGGGCCAAGTACCGCCGCAACCTCGAGCAGCGGCCGCTGCGCCAACTGCGTGCCAGCGCGGCGCTCTTCTCGCACTGGGACGACCACGAGTTCGTCAACGACTTCTCGCCGTTCGAGAGGGAGTTTTCGAACGGTGTGCGGATCGACGGCCGCACGCTCTACGAGCGCGGCGTGCGCGCCTTCCGCGACTACGCGCCGGTCGCGTATTCGCGGCGCCTCGGCATCTACCGGTCGGTGCGCTGGGGACGCAACCTCGAGCTTTTCTTCCTCGACGAGCGCTCCTTCCGTTCGTCCAAGGCCTCGGCGGGCTGGGTGTGCGACAACCCCATTACGGGCGAACCGGATCTCGCGCCCACAGCCCCTCCCGACAAGCGCGCGCTTTTCGCGGCGCTGGTTCCCTCGCTCGCCGCGCCGGTGGCGCAGCGCTGCCTCGAGACGATTCGCTCGCCGGCACGGACGATGCTCGGGCGTGCCCAGCGCGAGCGCTTCCTCAGCGATCTGCGCCGCTCGCGTGCGCGCTTCAAGGTCGTCGTCAACGAGGTGCCGATGCAGCAGTTCTACGCCCTCCCGTACGACCGTTGGGAGGGCTACGAGGCCGAGCGGCGCACGCTGGTGCGAGCGATCGCGCGCGTACCGGGCACGGTGGTCATCACCACCGACGTCCACGCGACGCTCGTCAACGATGTTCGCCTGCGAACCCTCGAGGCGGGCGGGTCGCAGCCCAGCGGAGTACTCGAGGTGACGGTCGGGCCGGCGGCAACGGCCAACTTCGGTCTCGAGATCGACACCGCGGTCGGCCGGTCGGGAGCAGGACGGCTGGTCGACGACGTCTTCTTCGAACCAGCACCGCCGGCTGGGGTGGGGATGCGCTGCTCGGTGATCGACCGCTTCTCCTACGGGCAGGTCACCGTGACAGGAAGGGAACTGCGGATCGTTCCCAAAGGCGAGGATGGCCGGCCGCTGCGCGAGGAGAGCGGGCGGCTTGCGGCCCGTTCGTCGTGCGCCGCTAGAAGCTGTTGCCGCTGCCGAGGGCGCTAACAGCCGCGGAACGAAGCTCCGCGCGCAACGTAACTGCCGGTTTACAATCGCTGGCGCCGACCGCCGCAAGATGAGCGCTTGCGCATTCACGGACGGCAGCGAAGGGCAGGGGGTGAAGCGTGAACCAGTTCGAGCGTCCGCGCGACGAGCGTGACGAGCGCTTGCTCTCGGAGCATCCGCAGGAGTACTTGCGCCGGCGCGAGTTTCTCGTTCGCACAGCCTTTGCCGCCGGTGTCGCCGCTTCGGCGGCGCTAACGCTGACGCCGAACCAGCTCGTCGCTGAGGCGGCCCGTCGCGAGCGGCGCAAAAGCCTGCCGTCGCCGCGCAACATGCCCGTCGACACGTTCGTCGTGCTGATGATGGAGAACCGCTCGTTCGACCACTATCTTGGCTGGCTTCCCTACGCCGACGGCCGGCAAGCGGGTT
This genomic window contains:
- a CDS encoding metal-sensitive transcriptional regulator — its product is MSAPGYSEDKERVLKRLRRIEGQVRGIQRMVEEERYCIDVLTQISAVQAALHRVALSLLDDHARHCVVGGKGPGTAEERTSEMMAAVARLLKRG
- a CDS encoding YbgA family protein yields the protein MIERAVRSDHGAASGERNRPRVGISACLVGERVRYDGVPLRDRFVCETLARFVEYVPVCPEVELGLGVPRETIRLVRDGASGTRLVAPRSGRDLTAAMRQLAETICRRLDELAVDGFVLKKNSPTCGLYRVRVYKPDGELAGRDGSGVFAQVLRERLPSLPLEEEGRLNDPLLRETFVAQVFAHARLREFFAGAWTLADLVALHAREKVFLHAHDPARARELGRLVARAAELPRQDVELRYRRLHAEALRRPATRGRNVDAMLHLLGHLSDAVDRSDRVELLDAIADYRAGIVPLEVPLALLRHHLRRHGSEWAREQVYLEPFPRDLGLRSRP
- a CDS encoding ABC1 kinase family protein, coding for MKRSDDSPPAGRLRRGAALGGTLARQGVRLASARFAAIGRAARGDDTRAAATVEAARELARQLSRMRGAAMKIGQALSTLEPLGLPPEAREEVRRAFAQLRDSARSVPFASVERVVADELGGPLSRHFRDFDREPLAAASIGQVHRAVTRGGDVVAVKVQYPGVAEAVEADLRNLGLLAPLVRRIAPGLDVRAVLREIRERIGDELDYELEAQNQRRVWRAWRGHPFAAVPAVFSELSSRRVLVTELVRGSTFEDVRELRAAERDRFGAIVARFFFANLARLGLALGDPHPGNYLLMPDGRVAFLDFGLVRAIPRAHLEREKALARAAIAGDARAVHRAMADLGYLPDPAQFDPDLLLAQIRAAAGWMFTRGRQRIDPEFVLRVLEEGGSPRSPFFAQMRRQTVPAPSLLMRRMEGLLLSVLGDLRATADWGGIVAEYVLDAEPVDELGRADARFWQRERSGPRSSSSAPRRQRRPRS
- the crtI gene encoding phytoene desaturase family protein, giving the protein MGSSAVGRRSASGERPSPRARAPRRARVVVVGAGLGGLAVALRLQSAGCEVTVVERLDRPGGRAGVARAGAYRWDTGPTLVTMPELVRETLAAGGVDPDALGMLPVDPIYTIEWADGARLSFPRGRENLLAEVERSWPAEVAGVARLLDKLEPLYRLLLEVADRPFASVFDQLALVPRLARHAGLVPLWSLVAKHVRDRHLRDALAFHPLFIGGDPFRVPAVYGGLVPLQLESGGWYPDGGVWSLVGTLAAPLEIEFGARCARIVRASSGAVRAVELDGGGRIACDAVVWNGDPYAVERALGRRRERRGRSRLARPSMSCLLFYFGFARRLPRLAHHHLWVGGELRPFVSWATARQSARRPRSDRGRRRPSPAIAMYVHAPARSDPSVAPPGGDALAVLVPVPNLGAAARFGYSIGELREQVLAALERISGLSDLREWLEVEEVFTPFDFRDRYDAYAGNAFALEPTLFGSGWFRRHNRDRRVPGLYHVGAGAHPGAGIPGVLLGARLTARLLTADLRQRGLLGPTGAGKNAAEGARR
- a CDS encoding squalene/phytoene synthase family protein, with the protein product MTRSHPLTVSEDVARPPVTRRDRTSRTIARPPQAAPAHQPQAAPVPRPTRPPGDGITKAALVRVARATIARASRTFALGARLLPQPERDLVRLLYFALRTLDDLVDERDPTAAERLAQARAWLAGAAPSTPETHALAVVAAERPLPRAALAMFLDGLEYDLAGAAPSNDADLDLYCLRVAGSVGILVAAILGAPAHARARAAALGSALQLVNIARDLDEDLAAGRDYLGCGRRAPAGRKASSPRRSVLAPPLERARALFAIGYDGIPALRRGRFGVAVAALAYLAIADAIERRDYAPGRARTSLLTKGTCIARAAFDLALGRLSPLRRRSRRAAWPY
- a CDS encoding endonuclease/exonuclease/phosphatase family protein — translated: MRIAREGSLRVHTGRRRVRGGGLRKTTVAIAVALAAAAGVASGAADAARTSQRAATLSVMTRNIYLGGDIAKPIPARTREEFEAKATELWNVVRRTDFPTRARLLAREVRRHRPDVIGLQEVALWRRGPTGVKDGSATPARTVVYDYLALLLRELARAKLRYRVAAVQREADIEAPTSLGYDVRLTMRDVVLVRRRTGLRVVRKFGRNYKARLVVPTVVGTFTALRGYAGVDLALGRQRVRVVNTHLEAFLDQTRVAQAQELVARGGPLRTPLPLIVVGDLNSDPRGENPGAYRVLQSFGLRDTWVLRHRSKPANSCCLAREDLSDPTPAAFDHHIDHILVKPRMRVLAQVVVGTDPRNRSRSGLWPSDHGGHVAVVQLPRR
- a CDS encoding acyl-CoA dehydrogenase family protein, with the translated sequence MQPPKRDTHEVRNQPPPLRPYNVYTADEALRAAVEREGASWAQAALVECGALAGSREAWEHAERAERNEPRLVTHDRYGHRVDRVECDPSWHWLLREAIDRGMAGMPWREPRPGAHVARAALFFLWTQVSSGVMCPVSMTYAAVPALRVDRDLAAQWEPLLTACDYERGALCGMAMTEKQGGSDVRANTTRAEPIGDGWWELWGHKWFCSYPPCDIFLTLAHTDRGLSCFVFESSDPGFRLVRLKDKLGTRSLPSAEVEYWGVRARLLGPEGEGVKTIIRMVNHTRLDCMIGSAGAMRFGLVEAVHHARHRATFGRRLVEWPAMQNVLADLAIESEAATVATLRVARAYDEDDAPLRRFATAVMKYWICKRAPIHAAEALECLGGNGYVEESAMPRLYRDAPINSIWEGSGNVAALDVLRAMAKEPDGVEAFLAECEIARGADRHLDDHLTRVRAQLAELAAGKIDPQWAARRTVEDLALAFQAALLVRHAPAPVADAFCAGRLGTERGRVFGTLPANIDSAAIVERALAS
- a CDS encoding TetR/AcrR family transcriptional regulator, which codes for MVHYLLTVAYRRTAEDVARSARTRARIVAAALAAVREGGFAAASVRAVALRAGVSVGCVYRHFQSKGHLLEEVFRTASERELAVMAETARAHASSPVAERLAACGEAFARRALAAPRLAYALIAEPAGPEVDAARLELRRGYRDVIASVLREGVARGELAPHDCEVMAAALVGAIAEALVGPLAAETVRASGREALVAALVGIWVRSLPLRDRHRRRPPRSAAKSRDLDHRGRVLTPARTGTGDGHDQQHDDRGR
- a CDS encoding alkaline phosphatase D family protein, whose product is MRGARSSTAASVGPFSVAALLVVTVCAALALAAAGRETSRATAAASVRFTSGVAAGEPRSDQVTLWTRLDRAARVELVVARDRRLRRARRTRVVRTSAAHDFTVRVTVRGLAPGTRYWYRFRSGRARSPLGTFRTAPASRKSVTVRFAWTGDFDATPAPGAQRPYWNDFRIFAAMARERNDFNILLGDTIYSDSEVPGALRPIALTVAAKWAKYRRNLEQRPLRQLRASAALFSHWDDHEFVNDFSPFEREFSNGVRIDGRTLYERGVRAFRDYAPVAYSRRLGIYRSVRWGRNLELFFLDERSFRSSKASAGWVCDNPITGEPDLAPTAPPDKRALFAALVPSLAAPVAQRCLETIRSPARTMLGRAQRERFLSDLRRSRARFKVVVNEVPMQQFYALPYDRWEGYEAERRTLVRAIARVPGTVVITTDVHATLVNDVRLRTLEAGGSQPSGVLEVTVGPAATANFGLEIDTAVGRSGAGRLVDDVFFEPAPPAGVGMRCSVIDRFSYGQVTVTGRELRIVPKGEDGRPLREESGRLAARSSCAARSCCRCRGR